Genomic window (Nicotiana sylvestris chromosome 7, ASM39365v2, whole genome shotgun sequence):
tcctcCTTGAAATGAGGAATCATCCAAACCCCACCGAAATATGCACATAATGACAACAGACTCTATTTGTTTTTGGTCCGTCAACATCTTCTGTGTTATTTGGGAAGGAAGGTTTCCCAGTACAGAAAACTTTGGCACCAGCAACAGCAGAGGACATTTTGCTCAACGGAATGGGGTAATACGTACCATGTTTCTGTCTAGATTCTGATGAAACCTGAGAAGGTTTATAAAGCCTTTTAGTTGCATGATAACCAATTAGTCCACAGTGATAATCCCTGTCAAaatcaaatcataaatacataaAACCAATCAATCAACAAATAAACATTCAATTAACAAGAATCACACAAAGAACAAGCAAAAAGGGCATCCAGAATGATAAACAATAGCAATCAATTTGAGAAGCTAAATAGACAGTTCTCATTTCCTTGCTTAAGACAGAAATACATGCATAGAATGTAAAATGGCCGTCCAAGACAGTTGGGATTCAGCTCATTTTCTAAGCAGCAGTTTATTGGTGTGTAATCCATGTGGAGAAGTTAGATAAACTAGTTGCCCAGGAATAGGAGCGATACAACTCAGTGCTAAACAGCAGTTTGTAGGCGTAGAGTTCTTCAAGTAATAGCCTACCAGTACTCCCATGTCATCTCCTTTAATCGGTTCTCGAGCTTTTGAAAGAGGGGTGTTTTCTCGAAGTCCTGTTTATTATGAGTTGGCTGAATAAAGTTTGTTTCTAGAACACCTAAAAAGGCAGGAAAATTAGTTAGAGCCTTTTCCAGCTAGTAGTGGACCAAAAGATAAAGCCCCACAAGTAGAGAAGAAATGCTTCATAGGCTCCTTACCTAGAACCCCTCTGCTTCTAGCGGTAGAAGAGCCTGCCACATTCCAAAATGGCTGCAAAGAAACGAATGGACTTTTTTAAGACAAGACATAGGCTCAAGATATCATTTACAGTAAAATCTGTTACTCCATTGCAGAAGATAATTAAGCAAAAGGATATAAACACAGTGCAAAAAAGTGTATACTTGTCCGAAGACCAGGTTAAATGCAGAATATATATTTAGCGTCAGTTCACAAAGATAAGAGAGATGGAAGGAAAAATTGAGAAGGCTTACAAAAGATATGTTTAAGGGAAGTAGGTATATGGAGGAATGCATAACTAAAAGCGTAATGGAACTAATACTGAAACATTGTTTCAGACCCACAGCAAACAGTTTCCCATTAGAAATCCTTTTCCCTCTATCCTCCATATCAATTAGGTTCAAATTACGAAACTATCTCATCTCATTCATTTTCCTTctcttccttttttcctttttctttttcattaaaTTATTTGGGTCCTAATAGACTCTGAAGGTATGGATATCTCGTTTATCACTATGCAAAACAATTTTGTAGTAAGACAGGTGGAATATTTACTATTTTATCGTTTTATGCATATTTATCGTTTTATGCATATCAATTTCAGTCATTATCAGGTCCTAGAGTAAACCTCAAAAGCTATGTGTCTTTTAAAAGCGCGAAGTGGCTTCTGGAGAAGTGGGGAAATTTCTGAAGGTGCTAGATGAGTCAAAGTACCATTTACAAAATCAAAACATTGGATAGAGCAACTCACCAATATCAAACGATTCCTGTGGTAGACATTGAAACCATGAATATTCACCAGCGTGAGATTcctgatgatgtccatctcattgaacaagtattaggcatgtgcctaataagagttttctttggtttggtagccaaccttgttg
Coding sequences:
- the LOC104223327 gene encoding protein MICRORCHIDIA 6-like, yielding MEDRGKRISNGKLFAVGLKQCFSISSITLLVMHSSIYLLPLNISFPFWNVAGSSTARSRGVLGVLETNFIQPTHNKQDFEKTPLFQKLENRLKEMTWEYWDYHCGLIGYHATKRLYKPSQVSSESRQKHATTKRKDHDHSIEPEILKLKAGLRVNLTGPESIQNPPASTTTSHLEDQEMVLLLKENKRLNARCSEYEKMDEELNAKVTLLRKELKEAQREYGRLLIESGSLEYPKMESTVTL